In Meiothermus ruber DSM 1279, the following proteins share a genomic window:
- a CDS encoding ABC transporter permease, with protein MAAVATTSKSKSQSTWALAWRRFRKHKAAMFSLGVVIALVLMAIFAPWIAPYSPTAQPTGDNLADYYFQGPSWEHWLGTDELGRDVLSRIIYGARISLLVGFVAAIAAALLGTTLGVIAGYFSGRPLRFYIGPLAKVAGGWKPWPFALWRVASWLLLYTLLFLAADLAWTLSGANVQALFSGTVTLNNLLSLLGLALIWGAILFVGVWGLFGQGKLDLDVVISRFMDFMLTIPELPLLLVLSALLRDNQGVVGQWAQAVFGESASVFIIITIIVLFGWIGTGRLIRGAVLSLREQDFTTAAQALGAGEARIMFRHLVPNTLAPLIVNATLAIGGAILTEAALSFLGFGIQPPVATWGNMLTKAQEYIFTAPWLALAPGFMIFLTVLAFNYLGDGLRDALDPRSRL; from the coding sequence ATGGCTGCGGTTGCAACTACTTCTAAGTCCAAATCCCAATCGACCTGGGCGCTGGCCTGGCGCCGTTTCCGTAAGCACAAGGCGGCAATGTTTTCGCTGGGGGTGGTAATCGCCCTGGTTTTGATGGCCATTTTTGCTCCCTGGATTGCACCTTACAGCCCCACTGCCCAGCCAACGGGCGATAACCTGGCCGACTACTACTTCCAGGGCCCTTCCTGGGAGCACTGGTTGGGTACCGATGAGCTGGGCCGGGATGTCCTTTCGCGCATTATTTACGGAGCCCGTATCTCGCTTTTGGTGGGCTTTGTGGCGGCCATTGCTGCGGCCTTGCTGGGCACCACCCTGGGGGTTATCGCAGGTTACTTCTCGGGCCGACCCCTGCGCTTTTATATAGGCCCCTTGGCCAAGGTGGCAGGTGGCTGGAAGCCGTGGCCTTTCGCGCTGTGGCGGGTGGCCTCGTGGCTGCTGTTGTACACGCTGCTCTTCCTGGCTGCCGATCTGGCCTGGACGCTGTCGGGTGCCAATGTGCAGGCCCTGTTTTCGGGAACCGTTACCCTCAACAACCTCCTCTCGCTGCTGGGGCTGGCCCTGATCTGGGGCGCGATTTTGTTCGTTGGCGTCTGGGGGCTGTTTGGTCAGGGTAAGCTGGATCTGGATGTGGTCATTTCGCGCTTTATGGACTTCATGCTGACCATCCCTGAGCTGCCCCTGCTGCTGGTGCTATCGGCTTTGCTGCGCGATAACCAGGGGGTGGTGGGGCAGTGGGCCCAGGCCGTGTTTGGCGAGTCGGCCTCGGTGTTCATCATCATTACCATCATCGTGCTGTTTGGCTGGATCGGAACGGGCCGCTTGATCCGGGGAGCGGTGTTGAGCCTGCGTGAGCAAGATTTCACCACCGCGGCCCAGGCCCTGGGGGCAGGGGAGGCCCGCATCATGTTCCGGCACCTGGTACCCAACACCCTGGCCCCCCTCATCGTGAACGCCACCCTGGCGATCGGCGGGGCTATCCTGACCGAGGCGGCCCTTTCGTTCCTGGGATTCGGTATTCAACCGCCGGTGGCAACCTGGGGCAACATGCTTACCAAGGCCCAGGAGTACATCTTCACTGCGCCCTGGCTGGCCCTGGCGCCGGGCTTCATGATCTTCCTGACGGTGCTGGCCTTCAACTACCTGGGCGACGGGTTGCGGGATGCCCTCGACCCGCGCAGCCGCCTCTAG
- a CDS encoding ABC transporter permease, with protein sequence MFAYTVRRLLQMIPLLFAASVVIFTLLALQPGDPLDELRQQNPRITAEQLEQLRRAYGLDQPIYVRYFKWLGRAIQGDFGQSRTYATPAGQIIFAERLPRTLILSGAALTLALLVAIPVGIFSAVRQYSRADYIITFFSFVGFSMPIFFLGILLLFLFAVWIPERVSWFPKFPVQSISDFQWSQVLNGEITFFQFIGDWAFKLVLPVLALSTIQMASWTRYMRASLLEVLNQDYVRTARAKGLSERVVLYKHALRNALIPIVTLVGLAIPGVFGGAVITETIFSYPGMGRAILDSLTDKDYNVAMAALAFLALLTAVFNLLADLMYAVVDPRIRYS encoded by the coding sequence GTGTTTGCTTACACGGTTCGCCGACTGCTGCAAATGATCCCACTGTTGTTTGCAGCCTCTGTAGTGATTTTCACCCTGTTGGCCCTACAACCTGGAGACCCGCTGGACGAGCTGCGCCAGCAGAACCCACGGATCACCGCTGAGCAGCTAGAGCAATTGCGCCGCGCCTATGGTCTCGATCAGCCCATCTACGTGCGCTACTTCAAGTGGCTGGGCCGGGCCATCCAGGGCGACTTTGGCCAGTCCCGCACATACGCCACGCCGGCCGGGCAGATTATCTTTGCTGAGCGCTTGCCCCGTACGCTCATCCTTTCGGGGGCGGCCCTCACCCTGGCCTTGCTGGTGGCTATTCCGGTGGGCATCTTCTCGGCGGTGCGGCAGTACAGCCGGGCCGACTACATCATCACCTTCTTTTCCTTCGTAGGCTTTTCGATGCCAATTTTCTTCCTGGGCATCCTGCTCTTGTTCCTGTTTGCGGTGTGGATACCGGAGCGGGTGTCCTGGTTCCCCAAGTTCCCCGTGCAGAGCATCTCCGACTTCCAGTGGTCGCAGGTGTTGAATGGCGAGATTACCTTCTTCCAGTTCATCGGCGACTGGGCTTTCAAGCTGGTGCTGCCGGTGCTGGCCCTCTCCACCATCCAGATGGCCTCCTGGACGCGCTATATGCGGGCGAGTTTGCTCGAGGTTCTGAACCAGGACTATGTGCGCACGGCTCGAGCCAAGGGCCTGAGCGAACGCGTTGTGCTGTACAAGCACGCCTTGCGCAACGCACTCATCCCCATCGTGACGCTGGTGGGTCTGGCGATCCCCGGGGTTTTTGGGGGCGCGGTTATCACCGAGACGATCTTCTCCTACCCTGGCATGGGCCGGGCTATCCTGGACTCGCTTACCGACAAAGACTACAACGTCGCCATGGCGGCGCTGGCATTTCTGGCTTTGCTAACGGCTGTCTTCAACCTGCTGGCCGACCTGATGTATGCGGTGGTAGACCCCCGCATCCGCTATAGTTAG
- the truA gene encoding tRNA pseudouridine(38-40) synthase TruA, protein MEDLELSTPTNLRRILLTLEYDGSGFAGLQTQAQGERTVQQELEAALSQIPGARPKIWPCGRTDAGVHALAMPVHYDTLDNIPTEKIPHALNTLLPPDIRALAAQEVPADFHARKSCHWREYRYRILQRRMPPALDRHRVWWIPHSLNLIPMRHALECLVGTHDFKAFAVKEERATVREIYRAHLEVWPTEGGREIWIEFVGSGFLRGQVRSMVGTLVEIGLGKRDSSSIQSLLASGSRKDAGPTAPAQGLYFVRAGYQPYRQ, encoded by the coding sequence TTGGAAGACCTCGAGCTATCCACACCAACCAACCTGAGGCGCATCCTGCTCACCCTCGAGTACGACGGCAGCGGCTTCGCTGGCCTGCAAACCCAGGCCCAGGGCGAACGCACGGTGCAGCAGGAACTCGAGGCCGCCCTTAGCCAAATTCCTGGTGCGAGGCCCAAAATCTGGCCCTGTGGCCGCACCGATGCCGGGGTGCACGCCCTGGCCATGCCGGTGCATTACGACACCCTGGACAACATCCCCACCGAAAAAATCCCCCACGCCCTCAACACCCTCCTGCCCCCCGATATCCGGGCCCTGGCCGCGCAGGAAGTCCCGGCGGACTTTCACGCCCGCAAAAGCTGCCACTGGCGCGAGTACCGCTACCGCATCCTGCAGCGCCGCATGCCCCCGGCCTTGGATCGTCACCGGGTCTGGTGGATTCCCCACTCGCTCAACCTGATCCCCATGCGGCATGCGCTGGAATGCCTGGTGGGCACCCACGACTTCAAAGCTTTCGCCGTCAAGGAGGAGCGGGCTACGGTGCGTGAAATCTACCGCGCCCACCTCGAGGTCTGGCCCACCGAGGGGGGGCGGGAGATTTGGATCGAGTTTGTGGGTTCAGGCTTTTTGCGCGGCCAGGTGCGCAGCATGGTGGGCACCCTGGTAGAGATTGGACTGGGCAAGCGGGACTCGAGCAGCATCCAGAGCCTGCTGGCCAGCGGCAGCCGCAAAGACGCCGGCCCCACCGCCCCCGCCCAGGGCCTGTACTTCGTACGGGCCGGCTACCAGCCCTACCGCCAGTAG
- a CDS encoding peptide ABC transporter substrate-binding protein gives MKRAFAILMLMGGLALAGPQDNSLIIGAAQEPRVLAGDVVNVISNQAIKFEIENFLFAPIIQTNRDLEQIPVVVTEVPTQQNGRLRFANIRPGVRRLELDYTIRPDAVWSDGRPITTDDVALYFEMGKTKGVPSTNVDFFDRATLRVRDARNFTVILEPAYFYDLDINQIYYAPNHIMRAEWDKAKAAAAQVSDTARQAEIFRNFFTQFSSPQYLNSGKMVYSGPFTLTRWVPGSSIEMRRNPRFWIKPPGGEDKYVQRVIYRIIQNTNSLLVAILGGGIDATSSVAISFDQGRSKQLTSRAPGRFEIWAIETPFFEHLEINQFTNVQRVRDLMLDNVKTRQALIYAMNREGITKAFFGGLYTVAPTWVSPKNPMFNPNVARYPYNPERARQLLAELGWRPGPDGILQRTVDGRTVRFEIEWATTAGNQVRERIQQFVAENYRQVGIAVRINNAPSAVVLGAQYRSRAQEGSWTGFLQYAFSLGLADDGVRSACRDEEGKVVYIPTRENGFRGLNFGGWCNEEYDRLRNQAVTEFDVNRRKQLFARMQEIWANEVAMIPLYFQSDARVYKVGLLNYVSSTFASSAYPTIEPWLIGWQSRGAQKVYDQAKYGQPIK, from the coding sequence ATGAAACGAGCGTTTGCGATCCTGATGCTAATGGGTGGGTTGGCCCTCGCCGGGCCTCAGGACAACAGCCTGATTATCGGCGCAGCTCAGGAGCCCCGGGTGCTGGCAGGGGATGTGGTCAATGTTATCTCCAACCAGGCCATCAAGTTTGAGATTGAAAACTTCTTGTTTGCTCCAATTATCCAGACCAATCGCGACTTGGAGCAAATCCCCGTGGTAGTAACCGAGGTGCCGACCCAGCAGAACGGGCGCCTGCGTTTTGCCAACATCAGGCCGGGGGTGCGGCGCCTCGAGCTCGACTACACCATCCGGCCCGATGCGGTCTGGTCGGATGGGCGGCCCATCACCACCGACGATGTGGCCCTGTACTTTGAAATGGGTAAGACCAAGGGGGTGCCCTCCACCAACGTTGACTTTTTTGACCGGGCCACCCTGCGGGTACGGGATGCCCGCAACTTTACAGTGATCCTCGAGCCGGCCTACTTCTACGACCTGGACATCAACCAAATCTACTACGCTCCCAACCACATCATGCGCGCGGAGTGGGATAAGGCCAAAGCGGCGGCGGCCCAGGTTAGTGATACAGCACGGCAGGCCGAGATTTTCCGTAACTTCTTTACCCAGTTTTCCTCCCCTCAGTATCTGAACAGCGGGAAGATGGTCTACTCGGGCCCTTTTACCCTGACCCGCTGGGTGCCCGGTAGCAGCATTGAGATGCGGCGCAACCCGCGCTTCTGGATCAAGCCGCCTGGTGGCGAGGACAAATACGTGCAGCGCGTAATCTACCGCATTATCCAGAACACCAACTCGCTCCTGGTGGCCATCCTGGGCGGTGGGATAGATGCAACCTCGAGCGTCGCGATCTCCTTCGATCAGGGCCGCAGCAAGCAGCTCACCAGCCGCGCACCGGGCCGTTTTGAGATATGGGCGATAGAAACTCCATTTTTCGAGCACCTGGAGATCAACCAGTTCACCAACGTGCAGCGGGTGCGCGACCTGATGCTGGATAACGTCAAGACCCGCCAGGCCCTGATCTACGCCATGAACCGTGAAGGCATTACCAAAGCCTTCTTTGGCGGGCTGTACACGGTGGCCCCCACCTGGGTTTCTCCCAAGAACCCCATGTTTAACCCCAACGTGGCGAGATACCCTTACAACCCGGAACGGGCCCGCCAGCTCCTGGCCGAGCTGGGCTGGCGGCCGGGGCCCGACGGCATTTTGCAGCGCACCGTGGATGGCCGTACCGTGCGCTTTGAGATCGAGTGGGCCACCACCGCCGGCAACCAGGTGCGCGAGCGCATCCAGCAGTTTGTAGCGGAGAACTACCGACAGGTGGGGATCGCGGTGCGCATTAACAACGCGCCCAGCGCCGTGGTGTTAGGGGCGCAGTACCGCTCGAGGGCCCAGGAAGGGAGCTGGACGGGTTTCCTGCAGTACGCCTTTAGCCTGGGCCTGGCCGACGACGGGGTGCGTTCGGCCTGCCGGGACGAGGAGGGTAAGGTGGTCTATATACCCACCCGTGAAAACGGATTCCGCGGCCTCAACTTTGGCGGCTGGTGCAACGAGGAGTACGACCGTTTGCGCAACCAGGCGGTTACCGAGTTCGATGTAAACCGGCGCAAGCAGTTGTTTGCTCGTATGCAGGAGATCTGGGCCAACGAAGTGGCGATGATCCCGCTGTACTTCCAGTCCGATGCCCGCGTGTACAAGGTGGGCCTGCTCAACTACGTCTCCTCAACCTTTGCCAGCTCGGCCTACCCGACCATCGAGCCCTGGCTCATCGGCTGGCAGTCGCGTGGAGCCCAGAAGGTCTACGACCAGGCCAAGTACGGCCAGCCCATCAAGTAA